In Hyalangium minutum, a single window of DNA contains:
- the acsA gene encoding acetate--CoA ligase: MDERMIRKLHPDWRGAPNMPSYEAARASFSWEAAERELAGLPDGRGLNIAHEAVDRHILEGRGGRQALRWLGRHGERRLLTYAELSAWTSRFAHVLAGLGLSPGERVFSLLGRIPELYITALGTLKHRAVFCPLFSAFGPEPIRARLQLGGARVLVTTEALYRKKVAPLRGSLPELRHVLLVDGEAGEGTQALLALLERARDSYTIGPTAPEDMALLHFTSGTTGTPKGAIHVHRAVLAHHVTGTLVLDFHPDDIFWCTADPGWVTGTSYGIISPLTHGLTCVVDEADFDAERWYRILQDERVTVWYTAPTAVRMLMKAGEALPRRFNLGTLRFIASVGEPLNPEAVLWGQQALGLPIHDNWWQTETGGIMVANYASMNIKPGSMGRPLPGVEAAIVRRGPDGSVEPVDTPNTEGELALRPGWPSMFRGYLHEEERYRKCFASGWYLSGDLARKDADGYFWFVGRADDVIKSMGHLIGPFEVESALLEHPAVAEAGVIGRPEPTIGEVVKAFVSLKEGFTPGEALRRELLAHARTRLGAVVAPKELEFLPTLPRTRSGKIMRRLLKAREQGLPEGDTSTLEASP, translated from the coding sequence ATGGACGAGCGGATGATCCGCAAGCTGCACCCAGACTGGCGCGGCGCACCCAACATGCCCAGCTACGAGGCGGCGCGTGCGTCCTTTTCCTGGGAGGCCGCGGAGCGCGAGCTGGCCGGGCTCCCCGATGGACGAGGTCTCAACATCGCCCACGAGGCTGTGGACCGGCACATCCTGGAGGGACGGGGAGGGCGGCAGGCGCTTCGCTGGCTGGGCCGCCATGGCGAGCGCAGGCTCCTCACCTATGCAGAGCTCTCGGCCTGGACGAGCCGCTTCGCCCACGTGCTCGCGGGCTTGGGCCTCTCACCCGGCGAGCGCGTCTTCTCGCTGCTGGGGCGCATCCCCGAGCTCTACATCACCGCGCTCGGCACACTGAAGCACCGGGCCGTCTTCTGCCCCTTGTTCTCTGCCTTTGGCCCCGAGCCCATCCGCGCCCGCCTCCAACTCGGCGGCGCCCGCGTGCTGGTGACGACGGAGGCCCTCTACCGCAAGAAGGTGGCGCCGCTGCGCGGCTCGCTCCCGGAGCTGAGGCACGTGCTCCTCGTGGACGGAGAGGCGGGGGAGGGCACCCAGGCGCTCCTGGCGCTCCTGGAGCGTGCCCGTGACTCCTACACGATTGGCCCCACTGCTCCCGAGGACATGGCCCTGCTGCACTTCACCAGCGGCACCACCGGCACTCCCAAGGGCGCCATTCATGTCCACCGCGCGGTGCTCGCCCACCACGTCACTGGGACGCTCGTCCTGGACTTCCACCCGGACGACATCTTCTGGTGTACCGCCGATCCTGGCTGGGTGACGGGTACCTCGTACGGCATCATCTCTCCGCTGACGCACGGCCTCACCTGCGTGGTGGACGAGGCGGACTTCGACGCCGAGCGCTGGTACCGCATCCTCCAGGACGAGCGCGTCACGGTCTGGTACACGGCGCCCACAGCGGTGCGGATGTTGATGAAGGCCGGTGAGGCGCTGCCCCGCCGCTTCAACCTCGGCACCCTGCGCTTCATCGCCAGCGTCGGAGAGCCCCTCAATCCGGAGGCAGTCCTCTGGGGACAGCAGGCGCTCGGGCTGCCCATCCACGACAACTGGTGGCAGACGGAGACGGGCGGAATCATGGTGGCCAACTACGCCTCCATGAACATCAAGCCGGGCTCCATGGGCCGGCCGCTGCCAGGGGTGGAGGCCGCTATCGTCCGGCGTGGGCCCGACGGGAGCGTGGAGCCCGTGGACACGCCCAACACCGAGGGGGAGCTCGCGCTGCGTCCGGGCTGGCCCTCCATGTTCCGCGGCTACCTTCACGAGGAGGAGCGCTACCGCAAGTGCTTCGCCAGCGGCTGGTACCTCAGCGGCGATCTCGCCCGGAAGGACGCGGACGGCTACTTCTGGTTCGTGGGGCGTGCCGACGATGTGATCAAGTCGATGGGCCACCTCATTGGTCCGTTCGAGGTGGAGAGCGCGCTGCTCGAGCACCCCGCCGTGGCCGAGGCGGGTGTCATCGGCCGGCCCGAGCCCACCATCGGCGAGGTGGTGAAGGCCTTCGTCTCCCTCAAGGAGGGCTTCACCCCCGGGGAGGCGCTGCGCCGGGAGCTGCTTGCCCACGCGCGCACGCGGCTGGGCGCGGTGGTCGCCCCCAAAGAGCTGGAGTTCCTGCCCACACTGCCGCGCACGCGCTCGGGGAAGATCATGCGCCGGCTGCTCAAGGCCCGCGAGCAGGGTCTGCCCGAGGGGGATACCTCCACCCTGGAGGCCTCGCCATGA
- a CDS encoding LysR family transcriptional regulator, whose protein sequence is MALHSWQRGKRMDLEELRAFLDVAETGSFLAAAESLGVSRTTLRRRVEALEARAGVPLLKSTRQGILLTEAGEVLAQRGRIMMQETSALLASIREVGHEPSGTLRVVMPVGLPPHLLTPLFGAFRSTYPLLHVHARFSADPLGEPLDDVDIAVHFGEDTPRGPWLSQVVLRVREGLIASRDYLERNGTPRSLEELQGHELFSWEAPGGDARSWPTLRGPSIRVEPALITADIHFIRSCCIAGLGIGLVPSADLPDPGVPEDLLVPVLPTVVGRERALRISVPEALSEIPKIKQVLMHLRRVLEPL, encoded by the coding sequence GTGGCACTTCATTCCTGGCAGCGAGGCAAGCGCATGGATCTGGAAGAGCTGAGGGCCTTTCTCGACGTCGCGGAGACGGGGTCCTTTCTGGCGGCCGCTGAGTCGCTGGGCGTGTCACGCACCACCCTGCGCCGCCGGGTCGAAGCCCTGGAGGCGCGCGCGGGCGTGCCGCTCCTCAAGAGCACGCGGCAGGGCATCCTCTTGACCGAGGCCGGGGAGGTGCTCGCCCAGCGTGGGCGGATCATGATGCAGGAGACGAGCGCGCTGCTGGCCTCCATCCGTGAGGTGGGCCATGAGCCCTCGGGCACGCTCCGGGTGGTGATGCCCGTGGGGCTGCCGCCGCACTTGCTCACGCCGCTCTTCGGAGCGTTCCGGAGCACCTATCCGTTGCTCCACGTCCACGCCCGCTTCAGTGCCGATCCCCTGGGCGAGCCGCTGGACGACGTGGACATAGCGGTCCACTTTGGCGAGGACACGCCGCGGGGGCCGTGGCTCTCTCAGGTGGTGCTGCGGGTGCGCGAGGGGCTGATCGCCAGCAGGGACTACCTGGAGCGGAATGGGACGCCGCGCTCGTTGGAGGAGCTGCAAGGCCACGAGCTCTTCTCCTGGGAAGCGCCAGGAGGGGATGCACGCTCCTGGCCCACGCTGCGCGGGCCGTCGATCCGGGTCGAGCCGGCGCTCATCACGGCGGACATCCACTTCATCCGCTCCTGCTGCATCGCGGGGTTGGGGATCGGCCTGGTCCCCAGCGCGGACCTGCCCGATCCCGGCGTTCCCGAAGATCTGTTGGTGCCCGTGCTGCCCACCGTGGTGGGGCGTGAGCGCGCGCTCCGAATCAGCGTGCCCGAGGCGCTCTCGGAGATTCCGAAGATCAAGCAGGTGCTCATGCATCTCCGCCGGGTGCTGGAGCCTCTGTGA
- a CDS encoding CHRD domain-containing protein has protein sequence MRTPVLLALPLALFTLPALAKDPALGATTYTVYEAYMSPAQEPGEESETPKALEKSLGATAPSTPRENRKSRGYGQIRFAKDLSKAYVDVEIQGVNAADILMFHIHCGPPGVLGPIIVDFGESESPAKKLANGKMTLELTNKNVLFVKDMPKSLKPSLPESCPAELGFLAQTKTIAGLEYLARKGVLYFNLHTKAHTYYGEMRGQLYPAKEE, from the coding sequence ATGCGCACCCCCGTCCTCCTCGCCCTCCCCCTCGCTCTGTTCACGCTGCCCGCCCTGGCCAAGGATCCGGCCCTCGGCGCGACCACCTACACGGTCTACGAAGCCTACATGAGCCCCGCCCAGGAGCCGGGCGAGGAGTCGGAGACGCCGAAGGCACTGGAGAAGAGCCTCGGGGCCACCGCCCCCTCGACGCCGCGCGAGAACCGCAAGTCTCGCGGCTATGGGCAGATCCGGTTCGCCAAGGACCTGAGCAAGGCCTATGTGGACGTCGAGATCCAAGGGGTCAACGCGGCGGACATCCTCATGTTCCACATCCACTGCGGCCCTCCGGGAGTCCTGGGCCCCATCATCGTGGATTTTGGCGAGTCCGAGAGCCCCGCGAAGAAGCTGGCCAACGGCAAGATGACCCTGGAGCTCACCAACAAGAATGTCCTCTTCGTCAAGGACATGCCCAAGAGCCTGAAGCCCTCGCTGCCCGAGAGCTGCCCGGCGGAGCTAGGCTTCCTGGCCCAGACCAAGACGATCGCGGGGCTCGAGTACCTGGCGCGCAAGGGCGTGCTCTACTTCAACCTCCACACCAAGGCTCACACGTACTACGGGGAGATGCGCGGCCAGCTCTACCCAGCCAAGGAGGAGTAG
- a CDS encoding 4Fe-4S dicluster domain-containing protein translates to MPEVAASAPEKGHARLSLEQFEALLMALRNEGWQLVGPTVRDEALVHEGISGVKDLPRGWTEVQEAGRYRLARREDEALFGYSVGPKSWKHLLFVPRLRLMSAHRQEEGFRVESEPSAPPRLALIGARSCDLHAIAVQDRTFLEGPYRDPDYAARRERLFVVAVNCGQAGGTCFCVSMRTGPRVTFGFDIALTELLEGEHRFLAEAGSERGAALLARLGAGAASEEDLRTADAVVERTAQRMGRTMDTTDIKGLLYRNLEHPRWDDVAQRCLACTNCTLVCPTCFCSTVEDTSDLRGEVAERWRRWDSCFTLEHSHLHGGNVRQSIRSRYRQWHTHKLASWWDQFGTSGCIGCGRCITWCPVGIDITEEVAAIRAADGARSSA, encoded by the coding sequence ATGCCTGAGGTCGCCGCATCCGCTCCGGAGAAGGGACATGCCCGGCTCTCCCTGGAGCAATTCGAGGCGCTGCTGATGGCGCTGCGGAACGAGGGATGGCAGCTCGTCGGGCCCACCGTGCGAGATGAAGCCCTCGTCCACGAGGGAATCTCCGGCGTGAAGGACCTGCCCCGCGGGTGGACGGAGGTTCAAGAGGCCGGGAGGTACAGGCTGGCGCGGCGCGAGGATGAGGCGCTCTTCGGCTACTCGGTGGGGCCCAAGTCCTGGAAGCACCTGCTGTTCGTCCCGCGGCTGCGCCTGATGAGCGCACATCGCCAGGAGGAGGGCTTCCGCGTCGAGAGCGAGCCCTCAGCGCCGCCCCGGCTGGCCCTCATTGGAGCCCGCTCCTGTGATCTGCACGCCATCGCCGTACAGGACCGGACCTTCCTGGAGGGCCCTTATCGGGATCCGGACTATGCGGCCCGGCGTGAGCGGCTCTTCGTCGTGGCCGTCAATTGTGGGCAGGCGGGAGGCACCTGCTTCTGCGTGTCCATGCGGACCGGCCCCCGCGTCACCTTCGGGTTCGACATCGCCCTCACCGAGCTGCTTGAGGGCGAGCACCGCTTCTTGGCGGAGGCGGGCAGCGAGCGGGGAGCGGCGCTGTTGGCGCGGCTGGGAGCTGGAGCGGCCTCGGAGGAGGACCTCCGGACGGCGGACGCGGTGGTGGAGCGAACCGCCCAGCGCATGGGCCGCACGATGGACACCACGGACATCAAGGGACTGCTCTACCGCAACCTGGAGCACCCGCGCTGGGACGACGTGGCGCAGCGCTGCCTGGCCTGCACCAACTGCACGCTGGTGTGCCCCACCTGCTTCTGCTCCACGGTGGAGGACACCTCGGACCTGCGAGGCGAGGTGGCCGAGCGGTGGCGCCGCTGGGACTCGTGCTTCACCCTGGAGCACTCCCATCTGCACGGGGGCAACGTCCGCCAGAGCATCCGGAGCCGCTACCGGCAGTGGCACACGCACAAGCTGGCGAGCTGGTGGGATCAGTTCGGCACCTCTGGGTGTATCGGCTGCGGGCGCTGCATCACCTGGTGTCCCGTGGGCATCGACATCACCGAAGAGGTGGCCGCCATCCGCGCCGCCGATGGAGCCCGGAGCAGCGCCTGA
- a CDS encoding Ni/Fe hydrogenase subunit alpha: MTNKTRTLQVDYLTRVEGEASLILRLEGDKATDVRLAIFEPPRFFEALLRGRSYLEAPDITSRICGICPAAYLLSACHAVEAALGVHVDGPLRDLRRLLYCGEWIESHALHVFLLHAPDFLGYPDALSMAKEHGEWVQRGLRIKKAGNTLMSILGGRSIHPINVRVGGFYRVPRRAELEAHLPELRRGRDATMEALEWMARFPFPAFERPYEFVSLSHPHEYPLLGERLVSSEGLDIPVGEWDAHFVEEQVPYSSALHARRVGRGAYLCGPLARFNLHFDQLAPEVQEAAHWVGLSVPCRNPFRTLLVRLVEVLQSFTTAIHLIEDYEEPPAPHVDTPPRAGTGVGATEAPRGLLYHRYTLDSEGTIQEARIVPPTSQNQLSIEEDLRTLAPELATRPLGDATLLAERAIRNHDPCISCATHFLTLKREQI; the protein is encoded by the coding sequence ATGACGAATAAGACGCGCACCCTCCAGGTGGACTACCTCACGCGCGTGGAGGGAGAGGCCTCGCTCATCTTGCGCCTGGAGGGCGATAAGGCCACGGACGTGCGCCTGGCCATCTTCGAGCCTCCGCGCTTCTTCGAGGCGCTGCTGCGTGGGCGCTCGTACCTGGAGGCACCGGACATCACCTCGCGGATCTGCGGCATCTGCCCGGCGGCGTACCTGTTGAGCGCCTGCCACGCGGTGGAGGCCGCGCTGGGCGTGCACGTGGACGGGCCGCTCCGGGATCTGCGGCGGCTGCTGTACTGCGGCGAGTGGATCGAGAGCCATGCCCTCCACGTCTTCCTGCTGCACGCGCCCGACTTCCTGGGCTACCCGGACGCCCTCTCCATGGCGAAGGAGCACGGCGAGTGGGTGCAGCGAGGCCTGCGCATCAAGAAGGCGGGGAACACGCTCATGTCCATCCTGGGGGGCCGGTCCATCCACCCCATCAACGTGCGCGTGGGCGGCTTCTACCGTGTGCCTCGGCGGGCTGAATTGGAGGCCCACCTGCCGGAGCTGCGCCGGGGACGTGACGCCACGATGGAGGCGTTGGAATGGATGGCCCGCTTCCCCTTCCCCGCATTCGAGCGCCCCTACGAGTTCGTCTCCCTGAGCCACCCCCATGAGTATCCACTGCTGGGAGAGCGGCTCGTCTCCTCCGAGGGGCTGGACATCCCTGTGGGCGAGTGGGACGCGCATTTCGTGGAGGAGCAGGTGCCGTACTCGAGCGCGCTGCACGCCCGGCGCGTGGGGAGGGGCGCGTACCTGTGTGGCCCGCTGGCCCGCTTCAACCTCCACTTCGACCAGTTGGCGCCCGAGGTGCAGGAAGCGGCTCACTGGGTAGGACTGTCCGTGCCGTGCCGGAACCCCTTCCGCACGCTGCTCGTGCGGCTGGTGGAGGTGCTCCAGTCCTTCACCACAGCCATTCATCTCATCGAGGACTACGAGGAACCCCCCGCGCCTCACGTGGACACTCCGCCCCGGGCGGGCACGGGTGTGGGTGCCACGGAGGCGCCTCGCGGGCTGCTCTACCACCGCTACACCCTGGACTCGGAGGGCACCATCCAGGAGGCCCGGATCGTCCCACCGACGTCGCAGAACCAGCTGTCCATCGAGGAAGACCTGCGCACGCTCGCGCCGGAGCTGGCCACTCGGCCCCTCGGGGATGCGACCCTGCTGGCCGAGCGGGCCATCCGCAACCACGATCCGTGCATCTCGTGTGCGACCCACTTCCTCACTCTGAAACGGGAGCAGATATGA
- a CDS encoding hydrogenase maturation protease: MSEKARVIGLGQAAAGDDQVGLAVIERLRMQGAPEGVELLVAAEPSALLPLLETPVPVVLVDAVLAAPSGEVWVLEPAELELRGLSTMSTHGLGVAQAVALAQQLSPGAVSPSIHLVAVSISRPARFQQGLSPEVAAAVPRAAEHILRTLPLLEQEQRHA, from the coding sequence ATGAGCGAGAAAGCACGCGTCATCGGCCTTGGGCAGGCGGCCGCCGGCGATGATCAGGTGGGACTGGCCGTCATCGAACGCCTGCGAATGCAGGGAGCTCCGGAGGGCGTGGAGTTGTTGGTGGCCGCCGAGCCGAGCGCACTCCTTCCGCTGCTGGAGACACCGGTCCCGGTCGTGCTCGTGGATGCGGTGCTGGCGGCACCGTCGGGCGAGGTGTGGGTCCTGGAGCCCGCGGAGCTGGAGCTGCGGGGACTCTCCACGATGTCGACCCACGGGCTTGGGGTGGCGCAGGCGGTGGCACTGGCCCAGCAGCTGTCTCCCGGAGCGGTGTCCCCTTCCATCCACCTCGTCGCCGTCAGCATCTCGCGGCCGGCGCGCTTCCAGCAGGGACTCTCTCCCGAGGTGGCCGCCGCTGTTCCTCGCGCGGCGGAGCACATCCTGCGAACCCTTCCCCTCTTGGAACAGGAGCAACGCCATGCATGA
- a CDS encoding hydrogenase maturation nickel metallochaperone HypA, which yields MHETSLARQMLDAVLQRAKAHGASRVREVRGWVAETESLSPDSLSFHFAAHARGTKAEGARLLLELIHVEARCRACNRTYAPEHHLLLCPACGSTDGEQLRQTGLAVTSIDVE from the coding sequence ATGCATGAGACGTCACTGGCCCGGCAGATGCTCGATGCGGTCCTCCAGCGCGCCAAGGCGCATGGAGCCTCGCGCGTGCGCGAGGTGCGAGGCTGGGTCGCGGAGACGGAGTCGCTGTCGCCCGACAGCCTCTCGTTCCACTTCGCGGCTCACGCGCGGGGCACGAAGGCCGAAGGAGCAAGGCTCCTGCTGGAGCTCATCCACGTGGAGGCGCGCTGCCGGGCCTGTAACCGCACCTATGCCCCCGAGCACCACCTCCTGCTGTGTCCGGCCTGCGGCAGCACCGACGGAGAGCAGCTCCGGCAGACGGGACTGGCCGTCACCTCCATCGACGTGGAGTGA
- the hypF gene encoding carbamoyltransferase HypF, whose amino-acid sequence MIRLAITVRGVVQGVGFRPFVHAAATARGLSGWVRNRTDGVRIEVEGPAPRVSDFQRALEREAPPAARLEHMGVEALPLQRELGFRILESDPSAPPRPSIPADLATCPDCLEEVVSTSARRFQYPFTNCTRCGPRWTIIEALPYDRARTSMKAFAMCSVCEAEYRDTRDRRFHAQPVACPACGPSLRLLGPEGDCLREGEAALREAVKEVLAGGILALQGLGGFQLLVDATVPASVELLRQRKRRLEKPFAVMFPSLDQVRTVCELASEEAAVLTSPAAPIVLLRKRLSGGAKPWVADAVAPGNPWLGALLPSTPLHRMLLDLAERPLVCTSGNLTDEPLCTAPGEALDRLRGVASLFLVHDRPILRPVDDSVVRMGPNGPLVLRRARGYAPLPLSLRAAPPYLLALGGHLKGTVALTVGEQAVVSQHLGDLGSIEGARLLERTVEDLLRLFEVHPEAVACDLHPDYASTRLGERLCERWGVPLIQVQHHHAHIAAVMAEHGLSGPVLGLAWDGAGLGTDGTLWGGEALIVEGARFRRVAHLRPFRLAGGEQAQREPRRAALGLLHAMEGPGATVHLRDAFTAHEADVLLAMLGRGLQSPFTTSMGRLFDAVAALSGVQLRTSFEGQAAMALEFAAGEDAAVEPYPLPLRNGEPAAADWEPLIRALLGDRTQGAPASLMARRFHASLVSLAEAIASRAGLPHVVLAGGCFQNLRLLRDIQARLRSRGFEVWTPQQYPPNDGSLSLGQLAVAAYRYEEARDVSRHPR is encoded by the coding sequence ATGATCCGGCTGGCCATCACCGTGCGAGGAGTCGTGCAGGGCGTGGGCTTCCGTCCCTTTGTCCACGCGGCGGCCACGGCCCGGGGGCTGTCGGGGTGGGTCCGCAACCGCACCGACGGTGTCCGCATCGAGGTGGAGGGGCCAGCGCCCCGCGTGAGCGACTTCCAGAGGGCCCTCGAGCGCGAAGCCCCTCCAGCGGCCCGCTTGGAGCACATGGGTGTCGAAGCGCTGCCGCTCCAGCGAGAACTCGGCTTCCGCATCCTCGAGAGCGATCCGAGCGCACCTCCCCGGCCCAGCATCCCAGCGGACCTGGCCACCTGCCCGGACTGCCTGGAGGAGGTGGTCTCCACGAGTGCGCGGCGCTTCCAGTACCCCTTCACCAACTGCACGCGCTGCGGGCCTCGGTGGACGATCATTGAAGCCCTGCCCTACGATCGGGCTCGCACGTCCATGAAGGCCTTCGCGATGTGCTCGGTCTGTGAGGCCGAGTACCGCGACACACGGGACCGGCGCTTCCACGCCCAGCCCGTCGCATGTCCCGCGTGCGGCCCCTCGCTGCGGCTGCTTGGCCCCGAGGGGGATTGCCTGCGCGAAGGGGAAGCCGCACTGCGAGAGGCCGTGAAGGAAGTGCTCGCCGGAGGAATCCTCGCCCTCCAAGGGCTGGGGGGATTCCAGCTCCTCGTAGATGCCACCGTCCCTGCGTCGGTCGAGCTCCTGCGCCAGCGCAAACGCCGTCTGGAGAAGCCCTTCGCGGTGATGTTTCCCTCGCTCGATCAGGTACGTACGGTCTGCGAGCTGGCCTCGGAGGAAGCGGCGGTGCTCACCTCCCCTGCAGCCCCCATCGTGCTCCTCCGCAAGCGCCTCTCCGGCGGCGCGAAGCCATGGGTCGCTGACGCGGTGGCTCCAGGCAACCCATGGCTGGGCGCGCTGCTGCCCTCCACACCCCTGCACCGAATGCTGCTCGATCTGGCGGAGCGCCCTCTGGTGTGCACCAGCGGCAACCTCACCGACGAGCCCCTCTGCACCGCTCCCGGCGAGGCGCTGGATCGGCTGCGCGGAGTCGCCAGCCTGTTTCTGGTGCATGACCGGCCCATCCTCCGCCCGGTCGATGACTCCGTGGTGCGGATGGGACCGAACGGTCCGCTCGTGCTGCGCCGAGCCCGGGGTTATGCACCTCTCCCTCTGTCACTCCGTGCCGCTCCCCCGTACCTGTTGGCGCTTGGAGGCCACCTGAAGGGAACCGTCGCCCTCACTGTGGGAGAGCAAGCGGTGGTGAGCCAGCACTTGGGAGATCTGGGCTCTATCGAGGGCGCACGGCTCCTGGAGCGCACCGTGGAGGATCTGCTCCGGCTGTTCGAGGTGCACCCAGAAGCCGTCGCGTGCGATCTCCACCCAGACTATGCCTCTACCCGGCTGGGCGAGCGCCTCTGCGAGCGCTGGGGAGTCCCACTCATCCAAGTGCAGCACCACCACGCCCACATCGCGGCGGTCATGGCTGAGCACGGACTCTCCGGCCCCGTACTCGGGCTCGCCTGGGACGGAGCAGGACTGGGAACAGACGGCACGCTGTGGGGCGGCGAGGCGCTGATCGTCGAAGGCGCGCGGTTCCGCCGGGTGGCACACCTTCGCCCCTTCCGCCTGGCCGGGGGAGAACAGGCCCAGCGAGAGCCTCGGCGGGCGGCGCTCGGACTGCTCCACGCGATGGAGGGGCCTGGGGCCACCGTGCACCTGCGGGACGCCTTCACTGCGCACGAGGCGGACGTGCTCCTGGCCATGCTCGGGCGAGGGCTCCAGTCGCCGTTCACCACCAGCATGGGGCGGCTGTTCGACGCGGTCGCGGCGCTCTCCGGCGTCCAGCTGCGGACGAGCTTCGAGGGCCAGGCCGCCATGGCGCTCGAGTTCGCCGCAGGAGAGGACGCGGCCGTGGAGCCCTACCCTCTCCCACTGCGGAACGGCGAGCCTGCTGCGGCGGACTGGGAGCCTCTCATCCGAGCCCTGCTCGGGGATCGAACCCAAGGCGCGCCAGCCTCTCTCATGGCCCGCCGCTTCCACGCCTCGCTGGTCAGCCTGGCCGAAGCCATCGCGTCGCGGGCGGGCCTGCCCCACGTGGTGCTCGCGGGCGGGTGCTTCCAGAACCTGCGCCTGCTGCGGGACATCCAGGCACGCCTGCGCTCGCGAGGCTTCGAGGTGTGGACACCCCAGCAGTACCCACCCAACGACGGCAGCCTGTCCCTGGGCCAGCTCGCCGTCGCGGCATACCGCTACGAGGAGGCGCGCGATGTGTCTCGGCATCCCCGGTGA
- a CDS encoding HypC/HybG/HupF family hydrogenase formation chaperone, with the protein MCLGIPGEVLSTVEGPLRMGRVAFGQVIKEVCLAYVPEAQPGDFVVVHAGFAISRVDPEGALRVFAYLEELGETAEKLGGQSP; encoded by the coding sequence ATGTGTCTCGGCATCCCCGGTGAGGTGCTGTCCACGGTGGAGGGCCCGCTGCGCATGGGGCGCGTGGCCTTCGGCCAGGTCATCAAGGAGGTGTGCCTGGCCTATGTCCCCGAGGCCCAGCCCGGAGACTTCGTCGTGGTGCATGCCGGCTTCGCCATCAGCCGTGTGGATCCGGAGGGAGCCCTGCGTGTCTTCGCCTACCTGGAGGAGCTGGGCGAGACGGCCGAGAAGCTGGGAGGCCAATCCCCATGA
- the hypD gene encoding hydrogenase formation protein HypD, which yields MRYVEEYRGAEEAHRFVQALHARVTRPWTLMEICGGQTHAIVRFGIDQLLPPGLTLLHGPGCPVCVTSVETLDKALAIASRPGVVFCSFGDMLRVPGSERDLLSVKAAGADVRIVYSPMDALALAERLPGREVVFFAVGFETTAPASAMAVHEARRRGLRNFSLLAAHVLVPPAMEAILADRNRRVDGFLAAGHVCTIMGMEAYGPLARAYRVPIVVTGFEPLDLLQGIHMCVAQLEDGRAAVENQYARAVRPPGNAPAQAMLQAVFEVVHRTWRGIGPIPSSGLGLRAAYADWDAERKFGVSAVGGREDAECRSGSVLRGLLKPPECPAFGTRCTPETPLGATMVSSEGACAAYYRYRRFTGP from the coding sequence ATGAGGTATGTAGAAGAATACCGAGGCGCGGAGGAGGCCCACCGGTTTGTCCAGGCGCTCCACGCCCGGGTGACGCGGCCCTGGACGCTGATGGAGATCTGCGGGGGGCAAACGCACGCCATCGTCCGCTTCGGGATCGACCAACTGCTGCCGCCAGGACTCACCCTCCTGCACGGTCCTGGCTGCCCGGTCTGCGTCACCTCGGTGGAGACCTTGGACAAGGCGCTGGCCATCGCCTCGCGGCCCGGCGTCGTGTTCTGCTCGTTCGGCGACATGCTCCGAGTGCCTGGCTCGGAGCGGGACTTGCTCTCGGTCAAGGCGGCGGGGGCGGACGTGCGCATCGTCTACTCGCCCATGGATGCGCTGGCCCTGGCCGAGCGGCTGCCCGGGCGCGAGGTCGTCTTCTTCGCCGTGGGCTTCGAGACCACCGCTCCGGCCAGCGCCATGGCCGTGCACGAGGCGCGGCGGCGGGGGCTGCGCAACTTCTCGCTCTTGGCGGCCCACGTCCTGGTGCCACCGGCGATGGAAGCGATCCTCGCGGACCGGAACCGGCGGGTGGATGGCTTCCTGGCCGCCGGCCACGTGTGCACGATCATGGGCATGGAGGCATACGGCCCGCTGGCGCGAGCGTACCGGGTCCCCATCGTCGTCACTGGCTTCGAGCCGCTGGACCTGCTGCAGGGCATCCACATGTGCGTGGCGCAGCTGGAGGATGGGCGCGCCGCGGTGGAGAACCAGTACGCCCGCGCCGTGCGGCCCCCGGGCAACGCACCTGCCCAGGCCATGCTGCAAGCGGTGTTCGAGGTGGTGCACCGCACGTGGCGGGGTATCGGCCCCATTCCATCGAGCGGCTTGGGGCTCCGCGCCGCCTACGCGGACTGGGACGCCGAGCGGAAGTTCGGCGTGTCCGCGGTGGGTGGCCGAGAGGACGCGGAGTGCCGGAGCGGCTCGGTGTTGCGAGGCCTGCTCAAGCCGCCCGAGTGCCCCGCCTTCGGCACCCGCTGCACACCCGAGACGCCGCTGGGAGCGACGATGGTGTCCTCCGAGGGCGCCTGTGCGGCCTACTACCGCTACCGGAGGTTCACCGGCCCATGA